TATATATTTAAGAATTATATTGAATAGATAGGAAGATAATTGATGATTAATGAGATAATCATTTAGGATTATATTATTGTCGGTCTTTATTGTACATATTTAAAAAAAAGTATCAATTATCATCAACTTATCATATTGAATAAGATAATTGATGAATAATTAGAGAATCAATCAGGACCATATTATTGGCAGTCTTTATCATACAGTTAAAATAGAGTATCAATTAGCATCAATTCACCAGTTTGAATAGTAATCATAACCTATCAAGTTGCATATATCATTTGCAAATGCATTTAAATTTCAAGCCTTGAGATAAACATCAAACATACTCTGACACTAAAAATAAAACTTTAGGTTTCCTCTCAATTTGTTCTCTATAAAAACATCATCGATTGGTGGGAACTGATCTAATATGTTAACATTATTTCTTCATCGTGCATGCTGTccatttttgttaatattttatagGCTTTAGTTCCTCAATTATTAATGCTTGACACTTTATTTAATTGACTTAAACAAAAGCTTCAATGGAGTCTGTAGTATTCAATCTTATTGAAGACCTTGATCAATCGACTACCAATTGGACGATTAAGGTTAGAGTAACTAGGATGTGGACCAGCGTTAGCTTTGAGAATGGATCAGTCAAAGGATATAATGTCATTCTGCTTGATGATGATGTAAGTCTTATGTTCTAAAATTTTATATGGTATTACGCAAAATCCTACCTTCTTTTGTATACCAAATATAACATCGTTTTTTGTTTTAGAATAATCACGTCCATGCCTTTGCTTATCCCAATATTTGGAATGGATTCAAAACTCCGGTGATTGAAGGAGGCGTTTATATTTTTAACCAATTTTCTGTGAAAGATGTTTTCGGTAATCTGATGTCTATACAAGCTGATATCTGCATCATATTTTCATAATATACTACGGTCACCGCTATTGAAGACGATGGCATGATTCCTGCCTACAAATTCGAATTTCTGAATTTAGGTGATCTTTTTGCTGAGGCCAGCAAATATCAGCCACAACAACAGCCTAAATTTGCTATAGCTGACCTTAATATAATACTCTTTTGGTTCAGATTATTAGTTTTTTAAATTGCGTACCTTAATATTTCACTGCATTTTATCTTTCACTAAATTAAATATATTGTTCTGTTTAATTTAGATGTAATTGGAGTTTTTGAGGATTTTGAACCTCTAACGAAACTTGACACAAAATTTGGCATGCGAGACATTGTCAAATTCAGGATTTGTGATTCCAGGTTTGTCGAATGTTTTAATATTTATCCtgtaattttaattattttctgagtccGCCTCTAATGTGGAAGTTTTATATCCTGAAATATATGTTCATTTTTCAATATAGTAATCGACATAAAGTCAGTGTTTGGGGAGATCTTGATGTGTTGGCCAATAACATTTATACTAAGGAACTCCAGTCTCCAGCCATTGCAATAATAACAAGCACAAAAGTTATAACTTTTATGAGTAAGTTCTCTTTAACTACTTAGTATAAATGACCTTGACATTATACAACAATTTCCTGAACTATATTGCTTTGATTTAGATACTGTGCAGATTGGTACTTTGCCATCTTCAAAATTGTACCTCAACCTAGATGATGaatctgtgaatgatatgaggaTGAGGTACTACGATTAAGAATtataataattacataattacAGCACATTTGCATGTTTAATAATAGTTGATAGGAGGCTGAGTTAATAAACATCAATGTTTACCTTTGTAGGTTGAAGGAGGAGGGATATTTGTCAAAGAGAGAAAAATATCTTAAGGCGAAAAAATCTGAATTTGTTCAAACCTTTATGGAAAGAATGACATTAAAGGATCTCAATGAAAAGCTGACATATAATgacttgaagattttataacCTTTATAAAATTTGCACGACACAACCATATTGAATATGATTTATTTATAAATCTGAATTTTTTTCACTTCAAACAGAAAAGGATATACACCACGTTCTCAGTTGTTAAGGTGGATGAGGATGTAGCATGGTGGTTTTACAGTTGTAACAAATGTCAACAAGAGGTTGAGCGGCTTCACAGAAGATTTCGATGTAATAATTGCCCTCGTATAATTCCGGTTGCCCCTAAAAGGTAGAACAAATTAGAGTTATATCAAAAATTTATTATGCTTTACTCTGTATTAAAGTCAACTTTCAATACTTATCACATAATTCCTTATAAATTCAGGTTTTGTATGATGGTCCTTGCCGAAGATGATACATTTTCATGTAATGTTATGCTCATGGACCAAGCTGCTAGAAGGATTGTTGGCACAAGTGCAGCAAAAGCGTATAATGATTTTGAGAAGGTATAAATTCATTACAACAAAGCAGATCTAATGTAATGTTCTAAATTATTAATTAAAGTGTTTAATAATTATTACATTGTCTCAGGCTCCTGAAGAAGGCCTTCCTCAGGTACTTAAAGATTTGGTTGGAAAGGAAGTCACTGTCATTATTCAATTGAACAAAGCAAATGTAACTGATGATAGTACCATATTTGATGCAAATGACATATTTGACACGACTATGCGGAGTCCAAGTCCATCTGAATCTGCACATATATCAGAATCTTCCTCCATCAACTTTTCCGTTAATGTAAGTTTGGTTTTTATATGTTATAATACTCGAACCATTATAATTTTATAACTTTTAGTCTTCCAACAAATCTTTATAAAGCGtaattgtttttgtgttattctACCGATCTTGATGCCAATGATCATACTCCAGGCTCTGCAAAATCAGttaccaaaaaaattaaaaaggtaAGATATATTTAtgcattttttttgtttttttttgcaTTAAATCACTTACATTCCGTTCATTAATTATCCTCATAAGTTGTAAGATAAGTTGTTTTTCTACGTTAAATTTAAAGGATTGCATATTAGTTTTAGTTCTTGACGGAAGTCTGAGTTACATTACAATTTGATATGAATTGATTggtataaatatattaataagtACCTATATTGTATAAGTTTTTTCTGTTGTTTCGGTCATATTCTAAGAatttttaatttgataaaatttgcAGGAGAGGTAATACAACAGTTTATCGCTCAATTATTTTGCTTGATGTTATGTACGAAAGCTGGATTGGATTGGTGTTTAGCATTTCTGAATTTCATTTTAAATAATGATCATTATCAAGTTGTGATCATCATATTCTATCTTTCATAACTTTGTTTTCCGGAATTGATGCAAATGAATTTTATAGATTGGACAAGTTGTACGTACTATGATCCAGTTTCTTTCAATTTCCAGAAATTCTATAATAATTTCCTTCAATACTTTATATCATTATTAAGGATTGCTTCATATATTTATCTATGTAATCCGGTACTTAGATTCCTGTTTTTAGTTTTCTTTAATTCTATCCGTTGTACAAATTATTAAACTTAAGATATAAAAGATTGACCAATTATTTATACTCCACAAGTACTCAATCAAACTTTTCGATGATAACATTCTAACGCTATAGTTTCTCGAGAGTTAtgaataaatattttatttactatATGAACtcaataaaaatttaatttgaacGGTACGGAAGATAATAAAATTTAGATGCATAATCCAAATTTAAACAAATAAAATCCATAAGATTAATACATCATATTTCAGACAAAAAGTACTCGATCACATTCATCTACTTTTCAATTTAATAGAGATTAAACACACTATTCGATTACTATATTGAATATTAAGTCTTCTTGATGAAAAGTAAAAACCAAGGTATCTTCTTTTTCCAGCTCATTATCTGTTGTAAATTGTTTCCATCCAGCAGATAATCGAGGCAATCCAGTGGAACACACTACCTTAACATTCTATGTTAGAAGCCCCCTCCTCAAGGTTATATTTTCACCATTTATCCATCTCCTACCATTTGGTTGTATAGCTGTTGGGATATACtgcaaaaaaaatattatttttgaattaattagCCACAACACAAGTGAACTTTATATTATATTTGTGAAAATATTGTAGGTGAATTGAATGATTAGTGTAACAGTACCGCTCCATGACATGTATTGTTCACATTTGAAGTTGTCAGTGTTGCGGTGAACTGCTTCGCCATTACTTGATCATTTTCCTCATCAATTACACCCTCTTCTACAACATCTTCTGCTGCTCCTTCAATATCCGTATCAaagatttcttcttcttcctgcATTCCTGCTTCAGGAATTTCTGCAACATCATCAGCCTCTTCTTTAATATTCATGTCAACAATCAGTTCTATTTTCGTAATTCCACCTTCAAGCTCTTCATTAACATCTGCAGACAATTAAGAAAATGTATTAAGATGAATATTTTCATAAATAGCTTCTCCATTATTAGCGAATGAGTGCATTGCTTCAATAGGTCTTAACATTTTAACAAGAATATTATATGACTAATATTTGGTATCCTAATTACCAGACAAATTAAATGATATGCAGTACTTAAAGTATTACCATTTCTTGATGAACATCTGACAggtaatttttcaattttttaactATCAAAAATGACAGTGTCAAACTTCCCAGATCCTCTGTAGGTAAGCAACATAAAATCCTTCCTCTCGAACATTTTGTCATTGACTAGCTCTAGTAGATCAGAAATCTTCCCAGTAGATTCAGAGTACTGACAATTGTATATCATTTCATTCTTTAACATCAATTATACTTTGACAGGTATTAACTGTCCAAAAGAGGTGTGTAACTTTTCTGGTATGGCTTGTCACAAGCATCTACTCAGAATATGGTTGATCTATCAAATCATTATGAAACTCCCAGCTCTGTTCACTCCACTTCGAAGAAAATAAAAATTGTATGATGCCtgttttttataatattttttcttCATAGTTGATAATGGAGTTTTCTAAAATATGCTACAATTTTTTGTAAACTGGAAAAGTGAAAGAGGATGATGAAATCTTCGTCGGATTTGTCAACATTGCCGAATTTGTTTGAATTAGATGAAACTGTCTTTAGTTCGTAATAAGTTCTATTTGCTTTCCCATTAAGAAGATTGCTTTGATTTGCTTCTCAAACTTAATTCCTTTAAATATTGTCATAATTTCGTATTTTATTTCGGATTCTTTGAGTAATGGAAGTTTTTTGTTAAGATTTCAAGATTTAATAATCCATTTATTTGGTCTTTGTTTTACACTGCATATTTTTTGATAATAATGTAAAATCTGCAACAATTGTTTTGCTAACAAATAAATCGCTATAAGTTAACAAATATTAAGAAGTTTTTAATATTGTCATGTATTTCTAATCTCCGTATATCACAAATAAAGAAGTGTACAAAAGCTAAGAATCTattatatacttatatactgttTGTGTAAAATAGTAGTTTCTCTTACCATTATTATGCGGTGGAATGGTTCGTGTGTCCATCCTGATCAGTGGGTACCTTAAGTCTGGGTTCTATAGATAACTTTGCAATGCATAATCAAATAATCATAGATATTTAGTGCTGATGAGCCATGTATTGAGCTTGTCCTTTACTAGAATAACCCCTATGGCTTGTAAAGGCAAGCTGTTGTAAGACGTTATTATACAGAATTTCAGTTCATGGTTAGTGTCTACTGACCTCAAATTGCTTTAATATAACCTCTAGCACATCATTATAGAAAACTTTTTTACTTTCCAAAATTTGCGGGCAGAAACTTGCATAGCCATAGAGTAAGGCGCCTATTGTAATCGTTTACCAAATACATCCTTAACTAGAGTTGTTtgttattttattaaattttgacATGGCTAGAGTGTTGGCAAGGAACGGTAGATGATTTGAAATATACCAACTAAAAGTGTGGACTAACATGTTCATTAAGAGACGGTCAACTATCAATGCTTTAGGAGTTTGGAAGTTGTGAATGCATGGCAAGTTGGGGAAGGCGAGGGATATAGCAGAAAGAGCTTGTATATAGAAGAACTAAATTCAGTTTATTGTTTAATTGTGGATAGCATGTGAGTTAATGTCATATTCTGGAATTGTTTTATATTAAACTTTCACAGTTGTAGTATTGTTGTACACCAGTACTTGTATGTGCTGTTGACATTTGTATGTGCAACATTATTCGATTGTGTAAAGCGTCAAAATGTCAAACTTGCGTGCACAGTTCATAATTATTTGAGTCTTAAAAAAATTACCAAATCTCATTAATTCAGGAAAAATAAATCCGTACGTGTTGTACCATCAGACTTGAATGATTAGGTATTTTAGGTAGTGCCTTAAAACTAATGAAAGACATGAGGAAATTTGGCAATAGTTGTGGGTAGTAGTTACAGTAAGCTAGGGGTTCCTAGGTTCGTAATTTTTTGTTTTCCACATGGAATACCAAAATATTCTTTAATTTTGCTTCTACTTGTATATATAGATCTGAAGAAGTTTTCACTATATGGAACAATAGTATATAGTTTTTACAATGATTCTATTTTGACTTTCTAACATTTGTAACAGAGTGACAGTCGGTGGACTTATCTGAATTTTGTATGGTAGCTTACAACTTCTCTGCAATTCCTTGATAAGCTTTGCAGTTGTTCTTTTGTATATTTCAGAAAAAGAGAAACTTTTGTAACCTTTGCAgtttttttttttgtatttttcagaattttctTAAACAGTTGACATGTGCTTGAAATGTTAAAATTTTCAAGCACTTATTTGTCCTTTTTGGTTTTGTTTTGCATTCAGTGTGTCTTTCAGTATCATAGAAATTCCGTATTCTAACTTGGTGTAATGTTATGGAGGTGGAGCCAAGTTTTTCAAATGAAACTAAAATCCAAGATGTCCCCCTTTTTCTTTTTGACAGCGTATTTGAGTGAGTGATATGATGATATGATGGTTAACAATTTGGTCTGGGTTTCACATATGTTCTCTTTGTTGCCTTTAAAACACAAGTTATGATAAGGCATATCAGTTGGATTGTTTATGCACTGAAAAAGATAGATGGCATGGTTGATGTTTCACTGATTTGAGGAAGCTGCAGGAAAGGTATGTTTACATCGTGATTCATTTGGTGTCAGGGTTTTTCTGACCAGATTCACTTTCTTTACAGCTGAGATAAATGTAATAAGCTCCTGCTAATTGCAAATCACCTTGATATGGATAACTACAGTTAAACTAACTCTACAAAAGGCTGATCTCAACAATTCCAGGGGGGAGTTTCTTGAATCTATGAATGATCTTAGTGTTTGGAGTTTAGGTAAGTTTTTCAAGCAATCTGATTTTGAACACAAATGTTCGCCATTACCACCAATTGTGTTAATTACAAGTATGCTCCGTAGATTTTTTGGTCTTGGAGCATGACATATATTATCTTTTGCGTCATTGAGTTTTAATATCTTTTATTCGCTTAGTTCTTACATGTAGAGAGTTGAGGCTTTCTTTGGTCTGCAATAATAAGTTGACTTTACATGGTGCATATGCTGCAGAACCAACATGCACTCAGGCTCCTTGTCTGCAATAATGTGGATTATCAGGATAGAAGCTGGTGGAGTATGTGTTTTTTATGTCTTGATTGTTTGTATTGTTATTATATTTTGATTAAATACTGAAATTATTTACATGTCAGCAGGATGGAAAGTTGGAAACATCCTAAAGCTGTAAACAATATGTAAACATCTTAAAGCCATCCTAAGCAGTATGTCAAAGTTAtctgtttttttttaatttttgtggaAAATAATGTCTTTCTACTAAAAGAAGTCTGCTGCGAGTTCCATGAGTTGATCAGTCACTAGGCAAAGTCTTCTGCTTTATAATTTACCTAGATGTTCTATGTTATTATACTTATATATAAGTTGCTCCAAACtgtaaatcaaaattcaagtttGGAGTCACGATTCATGTACTTGCATGTCGTGTAATTGTAATAGCATGCGTTGCCATAAAATGTacaaaataaatttgaatatGTCGTGAACTTTTAAATATAAAAGTAAAATTTTCAAAGAAAATGTCCCAGGAATGTAGACAAAGTAAAATATAAGTAAAATATGTCCAGAGTTATGTGGACAAAAGTATTAAGGAACACAAACTTTTCTGGCAAAGAAAAGGTAAGGTAATGAGAAATCCTATGCGGAGGTTGTTAAAAATAGCCCCATTATCCAGATGAATAAGGTGATGTGATCTAATAGTATAGATATCCAGCAAGCAATTCCATAGATGTCTAGTAAAACTTAATGGTAAAACTCAACCAAGACTAAACTATGTAGACTATTGATTTCTCTAATCAAGGGAGAAGGAGTTGTGCAATTAAAACTGAGAAATAATTTTACTGACTAAGAGCTACTTGTACCATTCCATTAAATTTAAAAGTTCAGTTGTGCACGGCCAAGTACCTGAGAAATACAAAGCCATATACCAGTCCGTCAAGGAGACTAATAGCTACCAGCTTGATATCTAAAGTTCAACCATGTTTATCTATAGTACACTGCCTGAGAAATACAAAGCCATATACCAGCCCCAGTGGCGGAGCTACGTTGGGGCTAGTGGGGACTAAAGCCCCCACTAGGTATGACAACCTCCAGATCCGAGCGGACAGCCTCCCATGTGAATATTCCCAAACTTAAGTTCTTTAAACAGAGAAAATCCTTATAACTTAAATCATCCCCGAAACCATACAGAGATTCGAGATACAACCTTGTTAAACAAGGCATCTAGACACCCATATGCATTCAGTATTTGTTGatattttatatctggaatgataAATTAATGACATGAACATGTTCAACTCGACATTAGTTTTGAAATAGAACAAAAACAACAAATCAAGAATGGCGAACTATCTATTATATTCCTCAAAGAAGAAATACAGTACTGAATGTCACAAAGGAAAACAGAAAAAAAAAGAACTATAGCTCCTGCTAACTAAAGCATACAAACAAACCACTAATCCTTGGGCGTAGCTTCCTGGTAAGCAGTTTCTTCAAATCTTTCTTGTACCGATCAAAGTGACAAAACTTCTTCAAGAATCGGTGGGACATCACTTCCTGTATCGTAACTGGGCCGCCAGATGAACCACAAAATCTCACAAAATCTTCCAAATATTCAGGTAGCTTCTTCTCTGCAGGGCCTGTTCCGTTGAACAAATCATAAGCCAATGTTCCCACCATGCTAAAATCACCTTTCTTGTTCTTCTTATTCGAAGCAGGATACTCAACCATCTCTGCTTTGGTTAGCCACGTAGGAAACTCTAGTTTAACATTAGCGTCCTCGTCCAAGAACACCTCTGTACTGCACAAATTCCCATGCACGCGGTCGCCACTTTGATGAATGCAGTCCAAGGCTTTAAGGGTTTCCATTATTAGAAAAGCAACAATCTCTTCAGGCAAGCCATGCTTGAAAATAGCCATAGAAGACAGAGGTTTTTTGGATTCAGGCATCACGACGCATAGATGATTCTCCTTTTTGAAAGAACAGTGGACGGATCGAAGGATGTTTGGGTGTTGGCAACACTTCTTTGCTTGGAAGATCTCTTTGAGTATAGGGTCCAGAGGATACATATCGTCTTTCTGATTCAAATCGAAAATCTTGATAAAAACATTATCATCCCGGTCATCAACATGAGAATAAACAGCCTTGTACACAGTGGAGTAGTAGGAAGAAGCAACTTTATCGACTAACTTGTAGGCCTTGCAATCTGCCAAGTAGCTGTTAGGGGGCTTCATCGATCTGTACTTTATTCTTTGAGGTTTGTTTCTGAAAGATGCGAATGAAAGGTAATTAAGAAGACCCTGAAACTGTATTTATAGGGGTTGCTTAGTCCTATTTAGTCTAGGACACTGTATTAATACAATGTGTAGTACATTGATCTTCTGTAGGCATAAAAGGATTTAAATCTTCTAACTTTGGGCCCAGGCCTGtcgaaaagaaaaaagaaaaaactTAACGCTCAAGTAATATTTTTTTTCCTTGAAGTTGACATTAACAACTCCTTAGTCACAAATATTTAGCAGGCAAGAAACCGGCCATTTGCATCTTCTTCGGCCATTCCTAGAGCCACATCGACCCTTCTCTGTGCTGCACGATACAAAAATCACCCGCCAAATTCGCGAATCCTCTGACCACCTCTGTTTCATCTTCCTCTTTGCCACCCTCAATTGTAGCAGGTATATATTTTGTTTCTTTCATCAACCGTCGAGTGAGCAAACAAATCGCACACACTTGCAATGTATCATCTTTAGTTCTTATATTAAGTTCCTTACACTGATCATTGATGAATAACTTTGGTTCTGTTTACTTTGATAGAGAATTCATTAAGCAGTAAGT
Above is a genomic segment from Apium graveolens cultivar Ventura unplaced genomic scaffold, ASM990537v1 ctg6018, whole genome shotgun sequence containing:
- the LOC141702976 gene encoding replication protein A 70 kDa DNA-binding subunit B-like encodes the protein MESVVFNLIEDLDQSTTNWTIKVRVTRMWTSVSFENGSVKGYNVILLDDDNNHVHAFAYPNIWNGFKTPVIEGGVYIFNQFSVKDVFDVIGVFEDFEPLTKLDTKFGMRDIVKFRICDSSNRHKVSVWGDLDVLANNIYTKELQSPAIAIITSTKVITFMNTVQIGTLPSSKLYLNLDDESVNDMRMRLKEEGYLSKREKYLKAKKSEFKRIYTTFSVVKVDEDVAWWFYSCNKCQQEVERLHRRFRCNNCPRIIPVAPKRFCMMVLAEDDTFSCNVMLMDQAARRIVGTSAAKAYNDFEKAPEEGLPQVLKDLVGKEVTVIIQLNKANVTDDSTIFDANDIFDTTMRSPSPSESAHISESSSINFSVNER